The following coding sequences are from one Arachis hypogaea cultivar Tifrunner chromosome 7, arahy.Tifrunner.gnm2.J5K5, whole genome shotgun sequence window:
- the LOC112702607 gene encoding uncharacterized protein, translated as MVEKAAAHEIGVASSSSFGSGNSSDDSSLVMESDSFEEVMSPSSSSTFSTSTNDPLSDMSSLFQQLPIKRGLSKYYEGKSQSFSSLAKVRSLEDLAKPENPYNKKLKSCRSYAQKMGDDDDDESHQASNSNKRGLLHSSTSFSRASCSSLISSTKRVNENNNNSNNNNFIGSRPPIPPHRSTSSTTIPSQTILLV; from the exons ATGGTTGAGAAAGCAGCAGCTCATgagattggtgttgcttcttcttcttcatttgggtcTGGAAATTCAAGTGATGATTCATCATTAGTGATGGAATCTGATTCATTTGAAGAAGTGatgtctccttcttcttcttctactttttctACTTCTACAAATGACCCATTGAGTGATATGTCTAGTTTGTTTCAACAACTTCCCATTAA GAGGGGGCTATCAAAGTATTACGAAGGAAAGTCACAATCTTTTAGTTCATTAGCAAAAGTAAGGAGCTTGGAGGATCTTGCAAAGCCAGAGAACCCATACAACAAGAAGTTGAAATCTTGTAGAAGCTATGCACAGAAAatgggtgatgatgatgatgatgagagccATCAAGCTTCAAATTCTAATAAGAGAGGATTGTTGCATTCTTCAACAAGTTTTTCAAGGGCTTCATGTTCTTCACTTATTAGTTCAACAAAAAGggtcaatgaaaataataataatagtaataataataacttcaTTGGTAGTAGGCCACCTATTCCACCTCATAGGTCTACTAGTTCTACCACCATCCCTAGTCAAACCATTTTGTTAGTTTGA
- the LOC112702608 gene encoding CASP-like protein 2A2, which produces MEKGNGFEGGAARSSTASMNMAYNGSEELEGNESSIIRTVETFLRLIPIGLCVTALVIMLKNSEQNDYGSVSYTDLAGFRFLVHANGICAGYSLLSAVFVALPRPSTMPRAWTFFFFDQVLTYIILAAGAASTEVLYLADKGNTATTWSAACGSFGSFCHKGTASVAITFVAMFCYVMLSLISSYKLFSKYDAPMSNPINAKGIDIVASHG; this is translated from the exons ATGGAGAAGGGAAATGGTTTTGAAGGTGGTGCAGCAAGATCATCAACAGCATCCATGAACATGGCTTATAATGGTAGTGAGGAATTGGAAGGAAACGAGAGTAGCATCATACGCACTGTAGAGACATTCTTGCGTTTGATTCCTATTGGTTTGTGTGTAACCGCGCTTGTGattatgcttaagaactctgagcaAAATGATTATGGTTCTGTTTCCTACACTGACCTTGCTGGTTTCAG GTTTTTGGTGCATGCAAATGGGATCTGTGCAGGTTACTCATTACTTTCAGCTGTGTTTGTTGCTTTGCCCCGCCCTTCCACCATGCCTAGAGCTTGGACATTCTTTTTCTTTGACCAG GTGCTAACCTACATAATCCTGGCTGCTGGAGCTGCTTCAACTGAAGTATTGTACTTGGCTGATAAGGGGAACACAGCAACAACGTGGAGTGCAGCTTGTGGATCCTTTGGTTCATTTTGTCACAAGGGAACAGCATCAGTGGCTATCACATTTGTTGCAATGTTTTGCTATGTGATGCTTTCCCTCATTTCTTCCTACAAGCTATTCAGCAAGTATGATGCACCAATGAGCAACCCTATTAATGCTAAAGGCATTGACATTGTTGCTTCTCATGGCTGA
- the LOC112702609 gene encoding uncharacterized protein, with translation MAASLVELLPKEYGYVVIVLVLYVFLNFYMAFQVGMARKKYNVPYPTLYALESENKQANLFNCVQRGHQNSLETMPIFFMLMIMGGLKHPSVCAGLGLLHVVSRYFYFTGYATGDPAKRLTLGKFHMLAILGLIVCTISCGRSLLDQPASS, from the exons ATGGCAGCATCTCTCGTAGAATTGCTCCCCAAAGAGTACGGTTACGTCGTCATCGTTCTCGTTCTCTATGTCTTCCTCAATTTCTACATGGCATTCCAAGTCGGCATGGCTCGCaagaa GTACAATGTCCCTTATCCCACCCTTTATGCCCTTGAATCCGAAAACAAGCAAGCCAATCTCTTTAACTGTGTTCAG AGAGGACATCAGAACTCTTTGGAAACAATGCCCATATTCTTCATGCTCATGATTATGGGAGGGTTGAAGCACCCTTCAGTTTGTGCTGGCCTTGGGTTGCTTCATGTTGTTTCTCGCTATTTCTACTTCACTGGCTATGCCACTGGTGATCCCGCGAAGCGACTCACTCTCGG GAAGTTTCATATGCTGGCAATTCTGGGTCTTATTGTGTGCACAATTTCATGTGGGCGGAGCCTTCTCGATCAGCCTGCTAGCTCCTGA